The following are from one region of the Lytechinus pictus isolate F3 Inbred chromosome 4, Lp3.0, whole genome shotgun sequence genome:
- the LOC129259123 gene encoding adenylate kinase 9-like isoform X16: MEILKTMAENEEETNLPQFGAPTPSVTIDMLETRPNTHILLDSVTPAAGEGVHRGGSRLDPAGGAVSRALSVVSGSNAQESHISDMIKRMEEDPFDEDQTELRFLHSKPTCFIILGKPGVGKTTLAKRLAQAWRCQMVNVTELMLQHINLQTEMGVRLQEILHKGGAVPEELAVKLIEDKINSPEVAHHGYVLDDFPCVNEEYMNASDQLEFIKNWKLKPDFIINLRIPDEDLEMRRIGQRVDSLNNTLYAQDVWNPEKPEPQQKKGGGEDEEEEDEEEEEEEEPEMNLDPEMGEEEKIELTMEIIERLVQRPEDLKPHAAESIDAYKDKLLKMFEDYMADHDQQYLIEMDGNKTAPFLFRELMNKLNTYILRRAAVPIRLQNAEEEDIPDDIETEELMRTLGGTNLVAPRYRWRRSKWARACPVELQKGNVVQGKPEFAVGFLDKIYVMSGPDAMETFLKNPRPYLVSPQPRPPCKLCVVGPPLSGKTSLCHLLSHKFNARVLDVNELIKSRMESHKGKQIELAKQEAIESAVATIKAKLREKEETGSEGDGPDDHDDAPEEEEKEAKTSDTEESRAEGEGEEEGAGEGVGEEEDGEKSRIKAAEETEGEAEASEEKEEEGETTAQDSVTGVTEGDGTETIAASQHPTEDLSTITGVAPTVSQISEDVDENHPEVIQMVEAAVKEAEKLSYPIGADQYADCVEEAVVEIHRELRKKDPNGPGAGGWIIDNFPQSRDHWTVLLDRGLAPDEVICLKDSSENGLYLMKRWYRLNRDEVDTKARERKEAEEREKQRVLDDASNTSRDTTGSTGLNRIQEELEKEEAAKAAAAAVEEGGDEDAAKTQEEKPEGEKEEGDQEGEAEGEKDGEKDGEAAGEGGAGGGEEGEEGTTTDADLTTTVTSYEEKAKTEEEEEEEDKPPPVPVPEEDPLPPDGPETSKFKDQRNEFEREWPSIQALLTGTINLDPIQIEIENKKTEDIIKESHTMVELPYTYRPWEYNSIDMDEEDEDAAAEADEEGDEMEEEEDEEVTKNKKKQFGDTKHFCPVALKEKFVLWPSNPEIAAKYREKVYYCSNPEARDKFIAEPTTFVAKGRPFQPPPVRLLMLGPKGAGKSLHARAMADKLGLFHISFKDRLQELIIKKTKKKIGPEFEEEEEEPEEEEPEEEEPVEGLKDGIPVVSEPNDAAAAEQTEEDNEEGGEEEQEVELNEFEENIKGNLMGDESLSIDSLEKIIPDWWNLEPYKSTGFILEGFPRTSEEAQFMAENGFFPDAAILLNVEDSDITSRMLPPKLEKWRKRRDRRVARREKRKAKKKKEREEAIKKRRQELISEADDRKAKRQAQRAADRDSDDSEPSDEEGFDDEEEEDIEAMLAEEFEEEEEEEEEEEELEEDAVERLKNEIGEVYDDDTSRIAGLQETLDEIMIPRMELNGGRKPHIVRFTLEQSLRPVQEFRESLFEKVYPIREMVARKMLQIGYKHQSRFGRWCPVKLLEGDCIQPMQGHTYPTFPAVYRQHIYFMSTPQAREEFVMHPLKYLKQPSPKPVVPVRMAIIGPPKSGKTSLANRFASDYGMMRLSIGEAVRFILTQQPKTQLAKLINAQIKKGIPLPDELAIRALEVNLLDTRSSTRGYVLDGYPVSKHQVDLMTEHGIIPVVILELSVDSRELMVRGMKDRHSSERLLPLHDSAQILALKIAAWQKEITSVREYYKETHKNWVSVTGEKSKWWVWNRAADHSKDSVRRIQDYLQRISEGKAASIADMCITPKEFFSRLGDFGQYCPVSLAKDGELVDCAGQINLDNAAEFRGRYYKMENPEKVKEFLARPELYVPPQAPRALPPPELLPKRRTAIDAKKMFPMQIELQGYCPVTYLDGKLRYEAILPGNPDLIVEYRENMYCFDSEEKLQKFMRYPERYYNLKLPHKLPPRKDPLLVTSLPMLGYMEQTISTAITKALTATGCFKPKFPFVSPSRSALLYLAFHLKAYNPKSSDYVRKKYRKKLDQFEEHCELIRYLGNQMGPRSRSPKELPIDFDHKMLLFLNLKGREPTPSTLVAM; the protein is encoded by the exons ATGGAGATCTTGAAAACTATGGCGGAGAACGAG GAAGAAACAAATTTACCCCAGTTTGGGGCCCCAACCCCAAGTGTAACAATAGACATGTTAGAGACCCGTCCAAACACCCATATTCTGCTGGATTCAGTGACACCAGCAGCTGGAGAGGGGGTGCACAGAGGAGGTAGTAGGCTAGACCCTGCAGGCGGTGCTGTGAGCAGGGCATTGAGTGTCGTTAGTGGAAGCAATGCACAGGAAAGTCACATCTCGGATATGATCAAACGTATGGAGGAAGATCCCTTTGATGAAGACCAG ACTGAGCTTCGTTTCCTCCACTCTAAGCCCACATGTTTCATCATCCTGGGTAAACCTGGTGTTGGTAAGACCACCTTAGCCAAGAGGTTAGCCCAGGCATGGAGATGTCAGATGGTGAATGTAACGGAGTTGATGCTCCAGCATATTAACCTCCAGACGGAGATGGGTGTAAGACTCCAGGAGATCCTTCATAAAGGTGGAGCAGTCCCAGAGGAGCTTGCCGTCAAGCTGATAGAGGATAAGATTAACTCGCCAGAGGTGGCACATCATG GTTATGTTTTGGATGATTTCCCCTGTGTAAATGAAGAGTACATGAATGCTTCAGATCAATTAGAATTTATCAAGAATTGGAAACTTAAACCAGATTTCATCATCAACTTGAGG ATACCTGATGAAGACCTTGAGATGAGGCGGATTGGACAACGAGTAGATTCACTAAACAACACACTGTATGCACAGGATGTATGGAACCCTGAGAAACCAGAACCACAGCAGaagaaaggaggaggagaagatgaagaggaggaagatgaagaagaggaggaggaagaagaaccAGAAATGAATCTAGACCCTGAAATG ggagaggaagagaagaTTGAATTGACGATGGAGATTATTGAGAGATTGGTTCAGAGACCTGAAGATCTTAAGCCCCATGCCGCTGAGAGTATCGATGCTTACAAAGATAAACTACTCAAGATGTTTGAG GATTATATGGCAGATCATGATCAGCAATACCTGATTGAGATGGACGGGAACAAAACGGCTCCTTTCCTCTTCAGAGAACTCATGAACAAACTCAATACCTACATCCTCCGTCGGGCTGCCGTACCAATCCGCCTCCAGAACGCTGAGGAAGAAGACATCCCTGACGATATTGAGACAGAAGAACTTATGAGGACATTGGGCGGGACCAATTTGGTTGCCCCAAGATACAGGTGGAGGAGGAGCAAGTGGGCGAGGGCGTGTCCTGTTGAGCTCCAGAAAGGGAATGTTGTCCAGGGAAAGCCGGAATTCGCAGTTGG ATTCTTGGATAAGATCTATGTAATGTCAGGCCCTGATGCTATGGAGACCTTCTTGAAGAACCCTCGTCCATACCTAGTTAGTCCTCAGCCTAGACCTCCATGTAAGCTGTGCGTAGTAGGACCACCTCTTTCAGGGAAGACATCGCTGTGTCATCTGCTCTCTCACAAGTTCAATGCAAGG GTACTAGATGTGAATGAACTAATCAAATCACGGATGGAGTCTCACAAAGGCAAGCAGATTGAACTAGCTAAACAAGAAGCCATAGAGTCAGCTGTAGCAACAATCAAAGCCAAACtcagagaaaaggaagaaa CTGGATCGGAAGGGGATGGTCCTGATGATCACGATGATGCCCCTGAAG aagaagagaaagaagcgAAGACGTCAGATACAGAGGAGTCCAGAgcggaaggggagggggaggaggagggggcaGGGGAAGGagtaggagaagaagaagatggag AGAAATCAAGAATAAAGGCGGCTGAAGAAACTGAAGGAGAAGCTGAGGCTTcagaggagaaagaagaagaag GCGAGACCACTGCCCAGGATTCTGTTACAGGAGTGACTGAAGGAGACGGTACAGAGACCATTGCTGCGTCACAGCATCCCACCGAAGACCTGTCTACCATTACCGGGGTTGCTCCTACTGTATCACAGATATCTGAAGATGTGGATGAAAACCACCCAGAG GTGATCCAAATGGTAGAAGCTGCAGTGAAGGAAGCTGAGAAGCTCTCCTATCCCATAGGTGCTGATCAGTATGCAGACTGTGTAGAGGAAGCTGTAGTTGAGATACATAGAGAACTCAGAAAGAAAGATCCTAATGGACCTGG TGCTGGTGGATGGATCATTGATAACTTCCCTCAATCCCGGGACCACTGGACAGTCTTGCTTGACCGTGGTCTGGCCCCTGATGAGGTCATCTGCCTCAAGGACAGCAGTGAGAACGGTCTTTACCTGATGAAGCGATGGTACAGACTCAACAGAGATGAGGTGGACACCAAGGCGAGAGAGAGGAAAGAagcagaagagagagagaaacaaaggGTCTTAGACGATGCAAG TAATACATCTAGGGACACTACTGGTAGTACTGGACTCAACAG GATACAAGAGGAACTTGAGAAGGAAGAAGCGGCTAAAGCAGCAGCAGCGGCAGTAGAAGAgggtggtgatgaagatg CAGCAAAAACGCAGGAAGAGAAAcctgaaggagaaaaagaagaaggagaccAAGAAGGAGAAGCAGAAGGAGAAAAGGATGGAGAGAAGGATGGAGAGGCAGCTGGAGAAGGAGGAGCAGGAGGTGGAGAGGAAGGAGAAG AAGGCACTACAACTGATGCAGACCTTACTACTACTGTAACTTCTTATGAAGAAAAAG CTAAGActgaggaagaagaagaggaagaggataAACCTCCTCCTGTTCCTGTCCCTGAAGAAGACCCTCTTCCTCCCGATGGTCCAGAGACAAGCAAGTTCAAAGATCAGAGGAATGAGTTTGAGAGAGAGTGGCCGTCCATCCAAGCTCTACTCACAGGAACTATCAACCTTGATCCGATCCAGATAGAGATTGAGAACAAGAAGACTGAGGATATCATCAAGGAATCACATACCATGGTGGAAC TACCGTACACCTACAGACCATGGGAGTATAATAGTATTGATATGGATGAAGAGGATGAAGATGCAGCAGCTGAAGCTGATGAGGAGGGAGATGAGATGGAGGAAGAAGAG gaTGAGGAAGTCACTAAGAATAAGAAGAAGCAGTTTGGTGATACCAAGCACTTCTGTCCTGTAGCTCTGAAGGAGAAGTTTGTCCTATGGCCTAGTAACCCAGAGATAGCAGCTAAGTACAGGGAGAAGGTCTACTACTGTTCCAACCCAGAGGCTAGGGATAAGTTCATCGCTGAACCAACCACGTTTGTGGCTAAAGGAAGGCCGTTTCAG CCTCCTCCAGTTCGGCTGTTAATGCTTGGCCCCAAGGGTGCAGGCAAGTCCCTCCATGCAAGAGCTATGGCAGACAAACTAGGCCTGTTCCACATCAGCTTCAAAGATCGGCTCCAGGAACTCATCATCAAGAAGACCAAGAAGAAGATAGGACCAGAGtttgaagaggaggaggaggagccaGAAGAGGAAGAGCCAGAAGAGGAAGAGCCAGTAGAAGGACTGAAGGATGGAATACCAGTTGTATCAGAACCAAATGATG CTGCTGCTGCAGAACAGACTGAGGAGGACAATGAAGAAGGG GGAGAGGAGGAGCAGGAGGTGGAGTTGAATGAGTTTGAAGAGAACATCAAGGGTAACCTAATGGGTGATGAATCACTCAGCATAGACTCACTGGAGAAGATTATACCAGACTGGTGGAATTTAGAACCTTACAA ATCAACTGGTTTCATCTTGGAAGGGTTCCCTCGCACCTCCGAGGAAGCTCAATTCATGGCTGAAAATGGCTTTTTCCCAGACGCTGCTATCCTGCTCAATGTAGAAGATTCAGACATCACAAGCAGAATGCTCCCGCCCAAGCTGGAGAAATGGCGTAAGCGACGTGATCGCAGGGTGGCACGGAGAGAGAAGCGTAAGgccaagaagaagaaggagcGAGAGGAGGCGATCAAGAAGCGACGACAAGAACTCATCTCAGAGGCGGATGATAGGAAAGCAAAGAGACAG GCTCAGAGAGCAGCAGATAGAGACAGCGATGACTCAGAACCATCAGATGAAGAAGGGTTTGATGATGAGGAAGAGGAAGATATCGAGGCTATGCTGGCTGAAGAGTttgaagaagaggaggaagaagaggaagaggaggaggagttAGAAGAAGACGCCGTTGAGAGACTGAAGAATGAAATTGGCGAGGTGTATGATGATGATACAAGTCGCATCGCAGGCTTACAg GAAACTCTTGACGAGATCATGATCCCTCGGATGGAACTGAACGGAGGTCGCAAGCCTCACATTGTCCGCTTCACCCTTGAGCAGAGTCTGAGACCCGTCCAGGAGTTTAGAGAGAGTCTCTTTGAGAAGGTGTATCCTATCAGGGAGATGGTAGCTAGGAAGATGCTACAGATTGGTTATAAACATCAGTCAAGGTTTGGAAGATGGTGTCCTGTAAAGCTACTGGAAGGAGACTGTATACAACCAATGCAG GGTCACACCTACCCAACGTTCCCAGCAGTATACCGTCAGCACATTTACTTCATGTCTACCCCTCAAGCTAGAGAGGAGTTTGTCATGCATCCATTGAAGTATCTGAAGCAACCGTCTCCCAAGCCTGTTGTCCCTGTAAGGATGGCCATCATTGGACCACCAAAGTCTGGAAAAACTTCAT TGGCCAACCGATTTGCATCAGATTACGGTATGATGAGACTGTCTATCGGTGAAGCAGTCAGGTTTATCTTGACCCAACAACCCAAGACACAGCTAGCTAAACTTATCAATGCTCAGATCAAGAAGGGTATCCCGCTCCCTGATGAACTTGCCATACGAGCCCTAGAGGTCAATCTCCTTGATACGAGGTCATCGACCAGAGG CTACGTCCTTGATGGTTACCCAGTCTCCAAACACCAGGTTGATCTAATGACAGAGCACGGTATTATCCCAGTGGTTATTCTTGAGCTTAGTGTTGATAGCAGGGAACTCATGGTCAGAGGAATGAAAGATAGACATTCTTCAGAAAG gtTGTTACCGCTCCATGACAGCGCCCAGATCTTAGCTCTGAAGATTGCTGCCTGGCAGAAAGAGATTACTTCTGTGAGGGAGTATTATAAAGAGACTCATAAGAACTGGGTCAGTGTGACAGGAGAGAAGTCTAAGTGGTGGGTTTGGAACAGAGCTGCTGACCATTCTAAGGACAGCGTTCGTAGGATACAAGACTATCTGCAGAGGATATCAGAGG GCAAGGCAGCATCTATCGCTGACATGTGTATCACACCAAAGGAGTTCTTCTCCCGTCTTGGTGACTTTGGCCAGTACTGTCCAGTCAGCCTGGCCAAAGATGGTGAGCTGGTGGACTGCGCCGGACAGATCAACCTAGACAACGCTGCAGAATTCCGCGGTCGCTACTACAAGATGGAGAACCCTGAGAAGGTCAAGGAGTTCCTGGCCAGACCAGAACTCTATGTGCCACCTCAAGCTCCTAGAGCATTACCTCCTCCAGAGCTGCTGCCTAAGAGGAGAACAGCCATTGATGCTAAGAAGATGTTCCCTATGCAGATTGAGCTGCAGGGATACTGTCCTGTTACCTACCTGGATGGAAAGCTGAG GTATGAAGCAATCCTTCCAGGCAACCCGGATCTTATTGTGGAGTACAGGGAAAATATGTACTGCTTTGATTCTGAAGAAAAACTGCAGAAATTCATGAG GTATCCTGAGCGTTACTACAACCTGAAGTTACCTCACAAGTTACCACCCAGGAAGGACCCTCTCCTTGTGACCTCACTGCCTATGTTAGGTTATATGGAACAAACAATCTCAACTGCTATCACCAAGGCTCTTACTGCAACGGGCTGCTTCAAACCAAAGTTCCCCTTCGTCTCACCCTCAAGATCAGCGTTGCTATATCTGGCATTCCATCTCAAAG CGTACAACCCCAAGAGCTCCGACTATGTTCGCAAGAAGTACCGCAAGAAACTGGACCAGTTTGAGGAGCACTGTGAACTCATCCGTTACCTAGGCAACCAGATGGGACCACGATCTCGTAGTCCCAAAGAGCTTCCTATTGACTTTGATCACAAGATGCTTCTCTTTCTCAATCTAAAAGGACGAGAGCCTACACCATCAACATTGGTCGCTATGTAA